Proteins from one Leptospira bourretii genomic window:
- the mce gene encoding mammalian cell entry protein Mce: MPTVGRALIVGLLFIFSLVAVGYFTIVTEGGPFQKSGYQLPVYFPDAEGIKIGNKVTIHGVPFGYVSKIRLVQIDEYGNLLPEGETGIGTKVELTLLLKGKVQLFSNYEITIKNESLLSGRVVSLDPGSKFPVDPKTKEYMMTEPALTKVEISPRSGKMIPIQGKVTQDPLVSLSELIAENRSDIRKTVQNIAGITGKINEGQGTLGKLINESDVHKSVNTTLGDAQVVLKELREGLEDTREQAPVTSFIRSALSAF, from the coding sequence ATGCCTACCGTAGGTCGCGCTCTCATTGTCGGTCTTCTTTTTATCTTTTCACTAGTAGCTGTGGGTTATTTTACCATTGTCACAGAAGGTGGCCCTTTTCAAAAATCAGGATACCAGCTCCCCGTTTATTTTCCCGATGCAGAGGGAATCAAAATTGGGAACAAAGTCACCATCCACGGGGTACCTTTTGGTTATGTTTCCAAAATCCGATTGGTGCAAATTGATGAATATGGAAATCTACTTCCCGAGGGAGAAACAGGGATTGGAACCAAGGTGGAACTCACCCTTCTCTTAAAAGGAAAGGTGCAACTTTTCTCCAATTATGAGATCACAATCAAAAACGAAAGTTTACTTTCGGGCCGGGTGGTCTCTCTCGACCCAGGTTCTAAGTTTCCGGTCGATCCCAAAACCAAAGAATACATGATGACGGAGCCTGCCCTCACTAAAGTGGAGATCTCTCCTCGGTCGGGAAAAATGATACCCATCCAAGGAAAAGTCACCCAAGATCCACTCGTATCTCTTTCGGAACTCATTGCCGAAAACCGCTCCGACATTCGCAAAACAGTGCAAAACATTGCCGGGATCACAGGAAAGATCAACGAAGGCCAAGGGACTCTCGGAAAACTCATCAACGAAAGTGATGTCCACAAATCGGTCAATACCACCCTCGGGGATGCCCAAGTCGTTTTGAAGGAACTTCGGGAAGGATTGGAAGATACAAGGGAACAAGCACCTGTGACCAGTTTCATTCGTTCCGCTCTCAGTGCTTTTTAA
- the lpxC gene encoding UDP-3-O-acyl-N-acetylglucosamine deacetylase, producing MVTAIHRKTIQNSITLRGIGVHSGKMVTLRLHPAEANTGLIFYLYKGTQKIRIPVSLDHVVDTSNATTIGDGSSNRVQTIEHLLAAVHTLGITDCIFEIDSVEVPIMDGSSLPFWEGIRSAGIRVLDETIEPITIANPIWVVDGDKYLVMLPSDELKVTYSIDFNHPLLRGQSYTTTLDESILGTDILPARTFGFLKDVEALQARGLAMGGSLDNAVVLTDDGYLNDTLRYDNECVRHKILDLIGDLAVMGRPFRGHLIASKAGHALDISLAKCIMSQVTGNELTQFKSKRIPLFSKKQAVR from the coding sequence ATGGTAACGGCGATACACAGAAAAACGATCCAAAACTCCATCACTCTCAGGGGAATTGGCGTCCATTCCGGAAAAATGGTGACTTTACGGCTCCATCCTGCGGAAGCAAATACAGGACTGATCTTTTACCTCTACAAAGGGACCCAAAAAATCCGAATTCCCGTCTCTCTCGACCATGTTGTCGACACAAGTAACGCCACTACCATCGGAGACGGAAGTTCCAACCGGGTGCAAACCATAGAGCACCTTCTCGCCGCAGTCCATACCTTAGGCATTACTGATTGTATTTTTGAAATTGATTCCGTCGAAGTTCCCATTATGGACGGATCCTCACTTCCTTTTTGGGAAGGAATCCGCTCGGCAGGGATTCGAGTTCTAGACGAAACTATCGAACCCATTACCATCGCAAACCCGATTTGGGTTGTAGACGGGGACAAATACCTCGTCATGTTGCCTTCTGATGAATTAAAAGTCACTTATAGCATCGATTTTAACCACCCACTGTTGCGTGGACAATCCTACACCACAACCCTTGACGAATCCATTTTAGGAACAGACATCCTTCCTGCCAGAACCTTCGGGTTTTTGAAAGATGTGGAAGCCCTCCAAGCCCGTGGCCTAGCAATGGGTGGGTCTCTTGACAATGCGGTGGTTCTCACTGACGACGGGTATCTCAACGATACTTTGCGTTATGACAACGAATGTGTTCGCCATAAAATTTTGGATTTGATTGGGGATTTGGCTGTGATGGGAAGACCGTTCCGTGGCCATCTCATTGCTTCCAAAGCGGGACATGCCCTAGACATCTCTCTTGCCAAATGCATTATGAGCCAAGTCACGGGAAACGAACTCACCCAGTTCAAAAGCAAACGAATTCCGCTCTTTTCTAAAAAACAAGCGGTTCGTTAG
- the ptsP gene encoding phosphoenolpyruvate--protein phosphotransferase, which translates to MEEKTTFKGISAYPGTVYGKVFRWKQSKRKREDRTDLSPDEIKEEVELLKKGLLKTEEDLADLVQKSKSNRELSEILESQIVFLNDPLFRARVFERIAQNNESAGLALETAVSSLYDEFQSIPDEFFRERADHILDIGKRIESNLYPDKVADQTKIPDDVILIAKEITPSEMIQLGKCKLRGIATDFGGKTGHTAIIARNYGIPTIVGLKNITSHVEDDDYILLDATKGILNRSPGLDEIKLAGIKSEIHKVQPIREVSDGPKEIKTKDGKKFSLRANIDSEDEVDLAFEQGADGIGLVRTEILFIRYVEFKPTEEEQFAVYKRILLKMVGRPVTFRVWDIGADKMENGYEEENPFLGNRGIRYLLRHPHFFKEQLKALLRASEFGTMRIMLPMITTRSEILQTKVLFAECLEELKQTGLVINKKIPLGIMVETPACALNLPFLGNHVDFYSVGTNDLLQYLLAVERNNHLVGDLYNPWQVVFLLLLKNIADVANSQKKPISICGEIGSDPMFTAVLIGLGFRDLSSALPLMREVGEKVQEISTWKAKLLAEQVIVLAGEEKFEEIEALVLETKG; encoded by the coding sequence ATGGAAGAAAAAACCACATTCAAAGGCATTTCGGCCTATCCAGGCACCGTATATGGCAAGGTTTTCCGTTGGAAACAATCCAAACGGAAACGGGAAGACCGAACCGATCTTTCTCCCGATGAAATCAAAGAAGAAGTCGAACTCTTAAAAAAAGGACTACTCAAAACTGAGGAAGATCTAGCTGACCTAGTCCAAAAGTCAAAGTCAAACCGTGAACTTTCGGAAATTTTAGAATCCCAAATTGTATTCCTAAACGACCCCCTCTTTCGGGCTCGCGTTTTCGAAAGGATTGCACAAAACAACGAATCGGCGGGACTTGCCCTCGAAACAGCCGTTAGCTCCTTGTATGATGAATTCCAATCCATACCAGATGAATTTTTCAGAGAACGTGCAGATCATATTTTAGATATTGGAAAAAGAATCGAATCCAACCTCTACCCGGATAAAGTAGCCGACCAAACAAAAATTCCCGATGATGTCATCCTCATTGCGAAAGAAATCACTCCTTCGGAGATGATCCAACTAGGGAAATGTAAACTTAGGGGGATAGCGACTGATTTCGGAGGAAAAACAGGTCACACGGCAATCATTGCCAGAAATTATGGAATCCCCACAATTGTAGGTTTAAAAAACATAACCTCACACGTAGAAGATGATGATTACATTTTACTCGATGCCACCAAAGGAATTCTCAACAGGTCTCCCGGACTCGATGAGATCAAACTTGCTGGAATCAAAAGTGAAATCCATAAAGTCCAACCGATTCGTGAAGTCAGTGACGGTCCGAAGGAAATCAAAACCAAAGATGGAAAAAAGTTTTCTCTTCGCGCCAATATAGATTCCGAAGACGAAGTGGATTTGGCTTTTGAACAAGGAGCCGATGGAATTGGTCTTGTCAGGACGGAAATTTTATTCATCCGTTATGTAGAATTCAAACCCACAGAAGAAGAACAATTTGCAGTTTATAAACGAATTTTACTAAAAATGGTAGGACGTCCCGTCACTTTCCGCGTTTGGGACATTGGTGCCGATAAAATGGAGAATGGATACGAAGAAGAAAATCCTTTTCTTGGAAATAGAGGAATTCGTTATCTCCTAAGGCATCCCCACTTTTTTAAAGAACAATTAAAGGCACTACTACGCGCCAGTGAATTCGGAACCATGCGAATCATGCTTCCAATGATCACCACCAGATCAGAAATTTTACAAACCAAAGTGTTGTTTGCGGAATGTCTTGAAGAACTAAAACAAACAGGACTTGTGATCAACAAAAAAATTCCACTTGGGATTATGGTGGAAACACCGGCTTGTGCTTTAAACTTACCATTTCTTGGAAATCATGTGGATTTTTATAGTGTGGGAACCAATGATCTTTTACAATATTTACTGGCAGTCGAACGTAACAACCATTTGGTGGGAGATTTATACAATCCTTGGCAAGTCGTCTTTTTGTTATTATTAAAAAACATTGCGGATGTGGCAAATTCCCAAAAGAAACCCATAAGCATTTGTGGTGAAATTGGCAGTGATCCCATGTTTACCGCTGTCCTCATTGGGCTTGGGTTCCGAGATTTAAGCTCAGCCCTACCTCTGATGCGAGAAGTGGGAGAAAAAGTGCAAGAGATTTCTACTTGGAAGGCAAAACTTCTTGCAGAACAGGTGATTGTCCTTGCGGGGGAAGAAAAATTTGAAGAAATAGAGGCCTTGGTTTTAGAAACCAAGGGTTAA